A part of Rhodamnia argentea isolate NSW1041297 chromosome 8, ASM2092103v1, whole genome shotgun sequence genomic DNA contains:
- the LOC115745385 gene encoding integrin-linked protein kinase 1-like gives MGQLRLKESTDYCDVQHTGNFLSFASRGDRVGLNQMLRKGISPNVQDYDKRTALHLAASEGHAPIVELLLLYKADVNLQDRWHRTPLTDARTYGHRDICRILEVNGGIDFKNDQPMTVRHEPDLNEVNIDIAELSLTDSSTVEQGVFGESEKVKWRGTWVAKTIIKSQICHPVKMKLSAKDNTLLRELRHPNILQFLGSIVQGEEMILITEYLPKGNLEDIVNGKVRLELPTALQYALDIARGMNYLHQHKPLPIVHNHLHPRNLLQDEGGHLKIGEYWVPMLYEQIHPNQEASPKKDGSGHKRNPSGDTNEDILSFGTMIYQVGKLDMKSENSLLHGQQK, from the exons ATGGGTCAGTTGCGGCTCAAAGAATCTACCGATTACTGTGACGTGCAACATACTGGAAATTTTCTGAGCTTTGCTTCGAGGGGTGATAGAGTAGGCTTGAACCAGATGCTTAGGAAAGGCATATCTCCTAACGTCCAAGACTATGATAAGAGGACTGCTTTACATCTTGCAGCGAGCGAGGGCCATGCTCCTATCGTTGAGCTGCTTCTTCTTTACAAGGCTGATGTTAACCTTCAAGATCGATGGCACCGCACT CCCTTGACCGATGCGAGAACCTATGGACACCGAGACATTTGCAGGATCCTGGAAGTGAATGGTGGCATAGATTTCAAAAACGATCAACCAATG ACGGTTCGACATGAACCTGATTTGAATGAAGTGAATATCGACATTGCAGAACTTAGTCTGACGGATTCTTCTACTGTTGAACAG GGTGTATTTGGCGAGTCTGAAAAGGTCAAGTGGCGTGGAACATGGGTCGCCAAAACCATAATCAAGAGCCAAATCTGCCATCCTGTCAAAAT GAAATTATCAGCGAAGGACAACACTCTCTTACGAGAACTCAGGCACCCCAACATATTGCAGTTTCTCGGTTCGATTGTGCAAGGAGAGGAAATGATTCTGATCACTGAATATTTACCGAAG GGGAATCTCGAGGACATAGTGAACGGGAAAGTGAGATTAGAACTGCCCACTGCTTTGCAATATGCACTCGACATAGCTAG GGGAATGAATTATCTCCACCAGCATAAACCCCTTCCTATAGTGCACAATCATCTCCACCCCAG AAACCTACTACAGGATGAAGGAGGACACTTAAAGATCGGTGAATATTGGGTGCCAATGTTATATGAGCAAATACACCCTAATCAAGAAGCCA GTCCAAAAAAGGACGGTTCTGGTCACAAAAGAAACCCTTCAGGCGACACCAACGAAGATATCCTTTCATTTGGGACTATGATTTATCAGGTCGGCAAACTGGA
- the LOC115745423 gene encoding EEF1A lysine methyltransferase 2: MAGMRLPPEDSEMSQPARPGPPSVDLVSDDDRSVAADSWSIKSEYGSTLDDDQRHADATEALLTSGNYRTAASDYSSDKEEPDADGVSSMLGLQSYWDAAYADELTNFREHGHVGEVWFGADVMDVVVTWTRNLCLQIAQGHLPTDADDVKYESAEDGDKHLCGWSVLDIGTGNGLLLQELAKLGFSDLTGVDYIEGAIDLARSLADRDGFPNIKFLVDDILETKLDRQFQLVMDKGTLDAIGLHPDGNIKRIMYWDSVSRLVAPGGLLVITSCNSTKDELVREVENYNQRGGSQLMELEAKDNDTCRDHPFRYISHVRSYPTFMFGGSIGSRVATVAFLRD; encoded by the exons ATGGCCGGCATGAGATTGCCACCGGAGGACTCCGAGATGTCCCagccggcccggcccggcccgccGTCGGTCGATCTCGTGTCGGACGACGACCGCTCGGTGGCGGCGGACTCCTGGTCGATCAAGAGCGAGTACGGCAGCACCCTCGACGACGACCAGCGCCACGCCGATGCCACCGAGGCCCTCCTCACCTCCGGCAACTACCGCACCGCCGCGTCCGATTACAG TTCGGACAAGGAAGAACCCGATGCTGATGGGGTAAGCTCAATGCTTGGTCTTCAGAGCTATTGGGATGCCGCATATGCAGATGAGTTGACCAACTTCCGTGAGCATGGCCATGTGGGTGAAGTTTG GTTTGGTGCCGATGTTATGGATGTAGTAGTTACTTGGACCAGAAACCTCTGCCTTCAAATTGCCCAAGGTCACTTGCCAACTGATGCTGATGATGTCAAATATGAATCCGCTGAAGATGGTGATAAACATTTATGTGGCTGGAGTGTACTTGACATAGGAACAGGCAACGGTTTGCTTCTTCAGGAGCTTGCTAAACTGGG GTTTTCTGACTTGACTGGAGTTGATTACATTGAAGGGGCAATTGACCTTGCTCGGAGCCTGGCTGATCGGGATGGATTTCCCAATATAAAATTTTTG GTTGATGATATTCTCGAAACAAAGCTGGACCGGCAGTTTCAGCTTGTCATGGATAAAGGCACGCTAGATGCCATTGGATTGCATCCTGATGGCAACATTAAAAG GATTATGTACTGGGATTCTGTTTCAAGATTGGTGGCTCCTGGTGGGTTGTTG GTTATCACCTCATGTAACAGTACCAAAGATGAACTGGTGCGAGAAGTGGAGAACTATAATCAAAGGGGAGGTAGTCAACTGATGGAACTAGAGGCAAAGGACAACGACACATGCAGAGATCATCCCTTTAGATACATCAGCCATGTTCGCTCTTATCCgactttcatgtttggtgggTCGATCGGCTCACGTGTCGCCACAGTTGCGTTTCTCCGGGACTAG